From a single Leptospira levettii genomic region:
- a CDS encoding PAS domain S-box protein, which translates to MDIKSIIEKAVDESISAIAISEPLGKIIFVNNAFLDFLGYTSKDEVVGRFANEFWIPSDHENNVTVSLTKTGSYFGELEAVKKNKSILNVVAQFSISRSLSNEIEYIIFSFLESANRKSITDSIRETENYYSQILDSISDLIFCKDSKFKMTYVNKACADYLGLKKSDLIGTYDIPENKQEFIEEYHKIDSFVFQEGKQVKIEKEPHLAKDGLVRYFNTVKTPIRDQYGNINELVAVARDISDSEDILGKLKLITEITSDYIYTAKIINGEIIADWSSGNLSKIVGYTVEDIGNIGGWINIIHPDDIGKIENRVAEILQGHVGVSEYRVLAKSGEVVWIRDYSKPLYDEFGKLSKLIGASKNITIEKEVETKLKESNERFKASLEASLESIYFLSIVKDNHGTIIDFTFNEMNEKGSINLGVPKEELIGKRICELYPINLENGFFEQYKEVFLTKKPLEQEYTIPDGYYTPGYFHHIVLPTTDGVVIYNRNISDRVAKNKELETLVQVTNRQNERLREYTYITSHNLRAPIANILSLCNLLKDDPGDQVLVQMIESSAQQLDHMMNNLNELLTIEKDSHSFVKKEIHLKKEIQNQLLLYVSDKSNQTKVDVIIPNDLVLYTIPVYFESIVNNVLSNAFKYISQKSIGYIRIETKESEDFIILSITDNGIGIDLEKYRSKMFKMNSRFHPNIEGKGMGLFLTKYQIESLGGKIEVESQVGKETSFHLYFPKMQRTNV; encoded by the coding sequence ATGGATATAAAATCAATCATTGAAAAAGCTGTGGACGAATCGATCAGTGCCATTGCCATTTCAGAACCACTTGGTAAAATCATTTTTGTCAACAATGCGTTTCTAGATTTTTTAGGTTATACATCTAAAGATGAAGTCGTAGGAAGATTTGCAAATGAGTTTTGGATACCTTCTGATCATGAAAACAATGTGACTGTTTCCCTTACTAAAACTGGTTCTTATTTTGGAGAACTGGAAGCAGTAAAAAAAAACAAATCAATTTTGAATGTTGTGGCCCAATTCAGTATTTCGAGATCGTTATCGAATGAGATTGAATACATTATTTTTAGCTTTTTAGAAAGTGCAAATCGCAAAAGTATAACCGATTCGATCCGTGAAACTGAAAATTATTATTCGCAGATCCTTGATTCCATCTCGGATTTAATCTTCTGTAAAGATTCTAAGTTCAAAATGACCTATGTGAACAAGGCCTGTGCAGATTACCTTGGACTCAAAAAATCAGATCTCATCGGTACGTATGATATTCCAGAAAACAAACAAGAGTTTATTGAAGAGTATCACAAAATCGATTCTTTTGTTTTCCAAGAAGGCAAACAAGTTAAAATAGAAAAGGAACCTCATTTAGCTAAAGATGGTTTAGTCCGTTATTTTAATACCGTCAAAACTCCTATCCGTGATCAATATGGAAATATAAATGAACTTGTTGCAGTAGCAAGAGATATCAGCGATTCAGAAGACATCTTAGGAAAATTAAAATTAATCACGGAGATTACATCTGATTATATCTATACTGCAAAAATCATTAATGGTGAAATTATTGCTGATTGGAGTTCAGGGAATCTTTCAAAAATCGTAGGATATACAGTTGAGGATATTGGAAATATCGGAGGTTGGATCAATATCATACATCCAGATGACATTGGTAAGATTGAAAATCGTGTAGCTGAAATTCTTCAAGGTCATGTAGGTGTTTCGGAATACCGTGTTTTGGCAAAATCTGGTGAAGTTGTTTGGATTCGAGATTATAGCAAACCATTATATGACGAGTTTGGCAAATTATCCAAATTGATTGGAGCATCAAAAAATATTACGATTGAAAAGGAAGTGGAAACGAAGCTCAAAGAAAGTAACGAACGATTCAAAGCATCACTAGAAGCTTCTCTCGAATCAATTTATTTTTTATCAATAGTGAAAGACAATCATGGAACAATCATCGATTTCACTTTTAATGAAATGAATGAAAAAGGATCCATAAATTTGGGAGTCCCAAAAGAAGAACTGATTGGAAAAAGAATTTGTGAATTATATCCTATCAATTTAGAAAATGGATTTTTTGAGCAGTATAAAGAAGTTTTTCTGACAAAAAAACCACTAGAACAAGAGTATACTATTCCAGACGGATATTACACACCCGGTTATTTCCATCACATCGTTTTGCCAACTACCGATGGGGTTGTCATTTACAATCGTAACATATCTGATCGTGTCGCAAAAAATAAAGAACTGGAAACACTGGTTCAAGTCACAAATAGGCAGAATGAAAGGTTAAGAGAGTATACCTATATCACTTCTCATAACCTTCGAGCACCAATTGCAAATATATTAAGTTTATGTAATTTACTGAAAGATGATCCAGGTGATCAAGTTTTAGTCCAAATGATCGAATCTTCTGCGCAACAATTGGATCACATGATGAATAACTTAAATGAATTGTTAACAATTGAGAAAGATTCCCATTCATTCGTAAAAAAAGAGATACATCTAAAAAAAGAAATTCAAAATCAACTTTTGTTATATGTTTCTGATAAATCGAATCAAACAAAAGTAGACGTAATCATTCCAAACGACTTAGTCCTATATACGATACCAGTTTATTTCGAAAGTATCGTTAATAATGTTTTATCTAATGCATTCAAATATATCTCTCAGAAAAGTATTGGTTATATCCGAATCGAAACGAAAGAATCCGAAGATTTTATCATTCTCTCGATCACTGATAATGGAATTGGAATCGATTTGGAAAAATATAGGAGTAAAATGTTTAAAATGAATTCAAGGTTTCATCCTAATATTGAAGGAAAGGGTATGGGTCTTTTTCTAACAAAATACCAAATCGAATCTTTAGGTGGGAAAATTGAAGTAGAAAGCCAAGTAGGAAAAGAAACAAGTTTTCATCTCTACTTTCCAAAAATGCAAAGAACAAATGTTTAA
- a CDS encoding BrnA antitoxin family protein: MKSIKKKIPKFKSIDEEIEFWDKNEATDYFNFENSGKVKFPNLKPSTKMISLRLPESLLERLKTLANKNDVPYQSLIKILLSEKVSEEFKKVS, translated from the coding sequence ATGAAATCTATCAAAAAGAAAATTCCTAAATTTAAATCCATTGATGAAGAAATTGAGTTTTGGGATAAAAATGAAGCTACTGATTATTTTAATTTTGAAAATTCAGGAAAAGTAAAATTTCCAAATCTTAAACCTTCTACTAAAATGATTTCTCTGCGATTACCTGAGTCACTACTTGAAAGACTTAAAACACTAGCCAATAAAAATGACGTACCCTATCAGTCTCTAATCAAGATATTACTTTCAGAAAAAGTGAGTGAAGAATTCAAGAAAGTCAGCTAA
- a CDS encoding AraC family transcriptional regulator, with product MYSKKESFLYPIWEKLESNLSKEFALNELAFFSTYSPWHFHRLFSQFQSENVKDYVRRLRLEKAAFEIKTTSYPILEIALETGYTSQEAFTKAFRKTLGITPAAYRKKFQTKQRNFGGLESLKIFGIGREDISIKKISSFHLLYKRHIGPYEEMPGFPKDLTFLKPFEQWFTQQKQFSKDQKWIGISQDDPDITDPDKIRFDIGIPVFSRTQCPSGLGIQIVHGGERLQIRVRLPYEKLPEVYKSVINEFFPKFHRRLANHAPFEVYLKREPKETPITDLYFALRD from the coding sequence TTGTATTCCAAGAAAGAATCATTCTTATATCCGATCTGGGAAAAATTAGAATCTAATCTTTCCAAAGAATTTGCACTAAATGAATTAGCATTTTTTTCTACCTATTCTCCTTGGCATTTTCATCGATTGTTTTCTCAATTTCAGTCGGAAAATGTTAAGGACTATGTTAGGCGATTACGTTTAGAAAAAGCTGCCTTTGAAATCAAAACTACCTCGTATCCGATTTTAGAGATCGCTCTAGAAACGGGTTATACCAGTCAAGAAGCATTTACAAAAGCATTCCGAAAGACCTTGGGCATTACTCCAGCTGCCTATAGAAAGAAATTCCAAACAAAACAAAGGAACTTTGGTGGTTTAGAGTCATTAAAAATTTTTGGGATTGGAAGAGAAGATATCAGTATAAAAAAGATTTCGTCATTCCATCTGCTTTACAAACGACATATCGGACCATACGAAGAGATGCCTGGATTTCCAAAGGATTTAACTTTTTTAAAACCTTTTGAACAATGGTTCACCCAACAAAAACAATTTTCCAAAGATCAAAAATGGATTGGAATTTCTCAAGACGATCCAGACATCACAGATCCAGATAAAATCAGATTCGATATCGGTATCCCTGTTTTTTCTCGAACACAATGTCCTAGTGGGTTAGGGATACAAATTGTACATGGTGGCGAGAGGCTTCAAATTCGGGTTCGACTGCCTTATGAAAAACTGCCAGAAGTTTATAAGTCAGTGATCAACGAATTCTTTCCAAAATTTCACAGACGTTTGGCAAATCATGCTCCCTTCGAAGTTTATTTGAAACGGGAACCAAAAGAAACTCCGATCACGGACCTTTACTTTGCTTTAAGAGATTGA
- a CDS encoding VOC family protein: protein MNPIIKSEGIIQIGIITEKLIESKEFFQKWLGWRVKFESEWFLLLSHPEKEDREIAFMLPNQTAVRKSYFQKAYTGQGVWLIIESEEIKTLYEQMVNVGAPIDLPLTKEEWGDLHFTMIDPNGIGLDFVQMRS from the coding sequence ATGAATCCAATCATAAAATCAGAAGGGATCATTCAGATCGGTATCATTACCGAAAAACTGATAGAATCGAAGGAGTTCTTCCAAAAATGGCTTGGGTGGCGAGTTAAGTTTGAATCTGAATGGTTCCTTCTTTTGTCACATCCCGAAAAAGAAGACAGAGAGATTGCATTTATGTTGCCTAACCAAACAGCCGTAAGGAAATCTTATTTTCAAAAAGCTTATACAGGTCAAGGAGTTTGGCTCATCATAGAATCAGAAGAGATTAAGACATTGTATGAACAAATGGTGAATGTTGGAGCGCCAATCGATCTTCCGCTGACAAAAGAAGAATGGGGTGATTTACATTTTACAATGATTGATCCAAATGGAATCGGTCTTGACTTCGTACAAATGAGAAGCTAA
- a CDS encoding lipocalin family protein, which produces MKKFFLVFALLFTGCLTVPEGVDTVKGFELERYLGKWYEVARFDHSFERGLVDVTAAYTKRDDGGLKVINRGYDKLKQEWKEIEGKAFFQDTPDRGLLKVSFFGPFYGTYNIVELDKINYSYALVCGPDRSYLWIMARTPKVSKKITNDLLAKASSLGFDTSKLIFVEHSRE; this is translated from the coding sequence ATGAAGAAGTTTTTTCTGGTATTCGCTTTACTGTTTACTGGTTGTCTGACTGTCCCTGAAGGTGTTGATACCGTAAAGGGCTTTGAGCTTGAGAGGTATCTTGGCAAGTGGTACGAGGTTGCAAGGTTTGACCACTCTTTCGAAAGGGGGCTTGTGGATGTCACCGCTGCATATACAAAACGCGACGATGGTGGATTAAAAGTCATTAACCGTGGGTATGACAAGCTAAAACAGGAATGGAAAGAGATTGAGGGAAAAGCTTTCTTTCAGGATACACCTGATAGGGGATTACTAAAAGTTTCCTTCTTTGGGCCGTTTTACGGGACCTACAATATTGTTGAACTTGATAAAATCAATTACAGTTATGCCCTTGTCTGTGGTCCTGACAGGTCTTATCTCTGGATCATGGCAAGGACTCCAAAGGTTTCGAAAAAAATCACCAACGACCTTTTGGCTAAGGCATCCTCTCTTGGTTTTGATACTTCCAAACTGATTTTTGTAGAGCATTCGAGAGAGTAA
- a CDS encoding adenylate/guanylate cyclase domain-containing protein, which translates to MESSRVLLFEILKSERKRAKALFWLFLSGAVALLFQVLFIRNDLLSKNVQPFPIWVPPVYFLFNTLYAYILLRILDSNIRDGRIPPISIRYVGALVESSIPSGLLLYLGTNLEIPILALNSPPELAYFFFIILATLRLDIGLAIFIGFVSWAEYLGIVYYFLQNTNPGAVDPLLYSFPIYFGKANIFLVGGFLSAFVSRQIRNSFINSLAAESEKNQIRVLFGQHVSPEVVNTLLHQRDDWNGEEKHVCILFFDIRDFTKFAETQKPTDLIQFLNRLFQDVIICINKNGGIVNKFLGDGFMAVFGAPISNGTDIQSCANAAKEIRNCIQGLVDQKEIPAIKIGMGIHSGEVVTGTVGSRDRKEYTVIGDVVNLASRLEQLTKEYGRDVILSESVASALVPSSVELLGETHVKGKEKPVRVYALL; encoded by the coding sequence ATGGAATCTAGTAGAGTTCTTTTATTTGAAATCTTAAAATCAGAACGCAAACGTGCCAAAGCGCTATTTTGGCTTTTCCTCTCAGGAGCCGTAGCCTTACTTTTCCAAGTGCTCTTTATCCGAAACGATTTATTGAGTAAGAATGTACAGCCATTTCCAATATGGGTTCCTCCAGTTTATTTTCTTTTTAATACCTTGTATGCATATATACTCTTAAGAATTTTGGACTCCAACATACGTGATGGTAGAATTCCGCCTATATCGATTCGTTATGTAGGTGCCCTAGTAGAGAGTAGTATTCCCTCTGGACTTTTGTTATATCTGGGAACCAATTTAGAAATACCAATCTTAGCACTCAACTCTCCACCAGAGCTTGCATATTTTTTCTTCATCATTTTAGCTACGTTACGTTTGGATATAGGCTTGGCTATTTTTATAGGATTTGTTTCTTGGGCAGAATATTTAGGAATTGTTTATTATTTTCTGCAAAATACAAATCCAGGAGCAGTGGATCCATTATTGTATTCATTCCCGATTTACTTTGGTAAGGCGAATATTTTTTTAGTCGGTGGATTTTTATCGGCTTTTGTTTCGAGACAAATTCGAAATAGTTTTATCAATAGTTTGGCGGCAGAATCAGAAAAAAATCAAATCCGGGTTTTGTTTGGGCAACATGTATCTCCAGAGGTAGTGAATACATTATTGCACCAAAGAGATGATTGGAATGGTGAAGAAAAACACGTATGTATTTTATTCTTTGATATACGTGATTTTACAAAATTTGCAGAGACTCAAAAACCAACAGACTTAATCCAATTTTTAAATCGACTTTTTCAAGATGTAATTATATGCATCAACAAAAATGGGGGAATTGTAAATAAATTTCTTGGAGATGGTTTTATGGCAGTATTTGGAGCTCCTATTTCCAATGGAACGGACATCCAATCTTGTGCGAATGCTGCAAAAGAAATTCGAAACTGTATTCAAGGTTTGGTGGATCAGAAAGAAATTCCTGCGATTAAAATTGGAATGGGAATCCATAGTGGGGAAGTTGTCACCGGAACTGTAGGATCTCGGGATCGGAAAGAATACACCGTAATTGGAGATGTTGTAAACTTGGCTAGTCGCTTAGAACAATTGACAAAAGAATACGGA
- a CDS encoding GAF domain-containing sensor histidine kinase, with product MQTIPKNEIPRLLQLAELNLDYVSLKEEFNGLAELAARITGTPISHINLIDAFHQWTIGDFGFPSTLTPREETVCQFTILNNAHFEVKDLKSDQRFKEKGFVTQSPYFRYYYGIPIQIKGSNVGSICVIDTENNSISSDKIKLLEIIAKEVTERIKLKNTIYQLTEKNFKLSKNFKILAHDVRGPIGGISGLADIILQEEENLDMTEYFSNMKLMKESSDSVLNLVNDLISEFTDEGKLNNDITIKEFAEQLFSLFHAQAQTKQVTIKVNINPNICTRKIPKNKYLQMIGNLVSNSIKFSPKHSEIQIDFEIGNIENQTIMIRIKDSGIGMTTEQINEVFSDKINSTLGTSGEVGNGFGIHFVKLLVDELKGSFSVISEIGKGCEWIIKLPIVHF from the coding sequence ATGCAAACAATTCCCAAAAATGAAATCCCTCGTTTACTCCAATTAGCAGAATTAAATTTAGATTATGTTTCATTAAAAGAGGAATTCAATGGACTCGCGGAATTAGCAGCAAGGATCACAGGAACACCCATATCACATATCAATCTGATTGATGCATTTCACCAGTGGACCATTGGTGATTTTGGCTTTCCTTCGACTCTGACTCCAAGGGAAGAAACAGTTTGCCAATTTACTATCTTAAACAATGCACATTTCGAAGTGAAAGATTTAAAATCGGATCAAAGGTTCAAAGAGAAAGGCTTTGTCACCCAAAGTCCATATTTTAGATACTATTACGGAATACCAATTCAGATAAAGGGATCAAATGTAGGTTCCATCTGTGTGATCGATACAGAGAATAATTCAATTTCCTCAGACAAAATCAAACTTTTAGAAATCATTGCTAAAGAGGTGACGGAGCGTATCAAACTCAAAAACACCATTTATCAACTAACTGAAAAAAATTTCAAATTATCTAAAAATTTTAAAATATTAGCACATGATGTTCGAGGCCCCATCGGAGGTATTTCGGGATTAGCTGATATCATCCTTCAAGAAGAAGAGAATTTAGACATGACAGAATATTTTTCTAACATGAAATTGATGAAGGAAAGTAGTGATTCCGTATTGAATTTGGTAAATGATCTTATAAGTGAATTTACGGATGAAGGTAAGCTTAACAATGATATCACGATAAAAGAATTTGCCGAACAATTGTTTAGTTTATTTCATGCACAGGCGCAAACGAAACAAGTAACCATCAAAGTAAACATAAATCCCAATATATGTACAAGGAAAATTCCAAAAAATAAATACCTTCAAATGATTGGAAACTTAGTTTCGAATTCAATTAAGTTTTCACCGAAACATAGTGAAATCCAGATTGATTTTGAAATCGGAAACATAGAAAACCAAACAATCATGATACGAATTAAAGATTCTGGAATCGGAATGACAACAGAACAAATTAACGAAGTATTTTCAGACAAAATAAATTCTACCTTGGGCACATCGGGTGAAGTAGGTAATGGATTTGGAATCCATTTTGTGAAATTACTTGTTGATGAATTAAAGGGATCTTTTTCCGTCATATCGGAAATAGGAAAGGGATGTGAATGGATTATCAAACTTCCCATCGTACATTTTTAA